tcaacaaaatatcaacatgTAGGGACTTACTGTGGAATTAATTTCTACAAACAATGAGCACGATCTGATGAtacatataagtacatgtaacactACCAGTAACGGTCTAAGGTGTGGTCTTCTCACATCATGCATCACAGCGGCTGTCTAGGGGCaccttaattttgtttgtcaTATCCTCTGAGGTTGCAAAAACGCACTATAATGTAAGATGTactgaaaagaacataaaagaACTTACGATTGACAATGCCAATGGTCTAAGAGAAGTAACAGTAATCTCATAAATCCGTTCTGCCTTTGTAATAGCCGCCATGTAATAATATAGATTGCGTTCAGTTCAGTCATCACGATCAAAACATGACATGCGAATAACCTGAATGATAACAGAAATGCTGAATTAAagtaaaatcattcaaaatgtaaacatcaaactcatcattatcatcatcatcatcatcaacaacAACATCTCTCCTCTCTCCCAAACATGCACCTGTATCCACATCGTATCGTTAAACATTGTCGCTATCAAACGCTCCTTTGTTTTTTAGTTTTGGAAACTCACATGGTAAAAAGTGACCGTCTGAGGTGGGACCAACGTTGGCTACGTTTTGTTAATATTCTCTAATTGCAAATATATCAGGTAGTTGAGacagaaattgataaaaaaaaatctctgatTATTTATGAGTACGGAGATTTAACGTGAGTAGCTCGAATTTACTCTGTATTTTTTCAGATGGAAGAAAAACCGTTTGAGGGTCTTAAAATTTCATCCTCAGATTTTCTTAACACACTAGAGAACCGAACTATCTGTCCAAAATGTATGAAGTCCAGGAAATTTTATTGTTACAACTGTTTTGTCCCAGTAAAAGGGATAGAGGATTTGATCCCAAGGGTGCAAGTAGGTTAtaacaaattgttaaaacagAATTTTAAGTAAGTATCCGGTATCAAAGGTACAATTTTTTCAAGTGCTAATTATTTCAAGTGCTAATTAATAGAAACATGAATTAAGATATGTCTTTAGTTATAGGGGTTAttgataaactacatgtatctaagGCATTGTTTAATAGATTACCAGGTATTTAATATTCTTTTGATAACACTGTCACTGGTAATAATTCATTGCAGCTGCCTATTAAAATTGACATCATTAAACACCAAAATGAATGTGATGGGAAGAGTACATCAGCCCATGCTGCTGTACTAGCACCAGATGATGTCAGAGTGTTTACATATCCATGTATCCCAGACTATCCGGACCCTAGTAAGGTAAGGAAAACCCCAAACATGCTAACAGCATTAACACTGTGTATACATCACCTCATTCCAAATCAACATATGTCCAAAACTATTTGGAcgttgtatttttatttttaagcattGTCATTTGTTCTTTTCCTTTCATTAGGTTGTCCTTGTTTTCCCAGGAAAAAATTCCTTAACTCTTGAAGAATTGGCCAGAAATTCTAGATCCAAACCTAAAGACAGAGACAATAACAGTGACAATGATCAGAATTCCTGTAGACTGTCATCTGAAGTTGGGCAAAATGAATCCCTGTGCAAAAATCTAAAGGGAAATAACCCTGTAAATGGTAGTTCATCTGACAAGGGAAGTAACCTTATGTCAGAGGATCCATGTTCTAAAGAGACAGCATCTTGCCAAATTCTTGAGGAGTCTTCACCATATAAGAGGAAGGCGGAAGACACTGAAGGAGAAAAATCGAAGAAACAGAAGATTTCAAGTGGAGAGCCTCCATTTGAGAGAGCCATCTTCATTGATAGTACTTGGAAGCAGACTAAAGGAATAATTGCTGATGATAGACTTAAAGGCATCATATTTTTCCAGAGTTTACcctacttattttttaaaggaaagatGCATGTTAATTTTACTGCTAAATATTTGTATGGGTATTTGAATTTTccttgtatatttacatctaaattctttaaggtataattgaaaaattggtcaaatttgtataattatgtcattggtatattgtatttatttacagCTCTTGTCCAACAACATAAAGTCTATACTTGTATTATAAGTTGAATTTCATTTCCTTTTAGACATGACCTGCATACAATTGAAATCAAGAGAAACCAAATTTTGGAGGCACCAGAAGGATAATCCGGCCACCTATTTGTCTACCATCGAGGCAGTGTATTACCTAGTGCGGGATTACCACGAACTCTTTCTGGAAGACACAAGTTATAATGGAGAATACGACAatctattatttttcttctcatTTATGTACCAGAAAATAAGAACATTTTATGATGGAGGAAAAGACTTAAAAGCTTATAAACAGAGAGCTAAAACGAAACAAATTTGTGGAGAAAAAACTAGTGAATGACTTTTCTACTTGCTTTCAATATCTGGTTGCTTCATTTCTTTccaattgtttatattaaatatggttttaaatgttttgcttCTTTATGTTGTAGACTTGAAGTCTACCTATTATGTTTTAATGATAAG
This genomic window from Magallana gigas chromosome 5, xbMagGiga1.1, whole genome shotgun sequence contains:
- the LOC105318298 gene encoding tRNA-uridine aminocarboxypropyltransferase 1, which gives rise to MEEKPFEGLKISSSDFLNTLENRTICPKCMKSRKFYCYNCFVPVKGIEDLIPRVQLPIKIDIIKHQNECDGKSTSAHAAVLAPDDVRVFTYPCIPDYPDPSKVVLVFPGKNSLTLEELARNSRSKPKDRDNNSDNDQNSCRLSSEVGQNESLCKNLKGNNPVNGSSSDKGSNLMSEDPCSKETASCQILEESSPYKRKAEDTEGEKSKKQKISSGEPPFERAIFIDSTWKQTKGIIADDRLKDMTCIQLKSRETKFWRHQKDNPATYLSTIEAVYYLVRDYHELFLEDTSYNGEYDNLLFFFSFMYQKIRTFYDGGKDLKAYKQRAKTKQICGEKTSE